One genomic region from Nitrospira sp. encodes:
- a CDS encoding ATP-binding protein: MNCTKCKTKAVLKLPRHHAAFCKNCFNSFVYDQVHKAIRSQKMFEKTDRLLVAVSGGKDSLALWDILLKLGYKTDALYVNLGIGGYSESSRERVVHFSETVAAGYGAVLHVHTVDREEGAGIRELAIMAHRPTCSTCGTIKRYQFNHAAIRHGYDVMATGHNLDDEAARLLGNVLHWQTEYLEKQGPSLPASVDGFAKKVKPLYRLTERELAAYCVLNKIDYVVEECPMAQGARTLLYKEVLNRLETESPGTKQMFYWGFLEKSLTTETPTTVAEKDRSSLHPCSSCGQPTTAETCSYCKLMARAKTSTAR; the protein is encoded by the coding sequence ATGAACTGTACGAAATGTAAGACCAAAGCAGTCCTCAAGTTACCCCGCCACCATGCAGCATTCTGCAAGAATTGCTTTAACAGTTTTGTGTACGACCAGGTACACAAAGCGATTCGATCTCAGAAGATGTTCGAAAAAACTGACCGTCTCCTTGTCGCCGTTTCAGGCGGCAAGGATAGTTTGGCTCTCTGGGATATTCTTCTGAAGTTGGGCTATAAGACCGATGCGCTGTATGTGAACCTCGGGATCGGAGGCTATTCCGAATCATCACGAGAAAGAGTCGTGCACTTTTCCGAAACCGTGGCCGCAGGATACGGCGCCGTGCTCCATGTTCATACGGTCGACCGAGAAGAAGGCGCCGGCATTCGCGAGCTGGCCATCATGGCCCACCGTCCGACTTGCTCGACATGCGGCACGATCAAACGCTATCAATTCAACCATGCGGCAATCCGGCATGGGTACGATGTCATGGCGACGGGACATAATTTGGATGATGAAGCGGCTCGGCTGCTCGGAAACGTGCTGCATTGGCAGACCGAATACCTTGAAAAACAAGGTCCCAGCCTTCCCGCCTCCGTCGATGGATTCGCCAAGAAAGTGAAGCCTCTGTATCGCTTGACTGAGCGCGAATTGGCAGCCTATTGCGTCCTGAATAAGATCGACTATGTTGTTGAGGAGTGTCCAATGGCGCAAGGAGCGCGCACGCTCCTCTATAAGGAGGTTTTGAATCGCCTGGAAACCGAGTCGCCCGGCACCAAGCAGATGTTTTACTGGGGGTTTCTTGAAAAGTCTCTCACGACCGAGACACCCACGACCGTTGCGGAAAAAGATCGCTCGTCACTGCACCCCTGTTCCAGCTGT
- a CDS encoding TrkA C-terminal domain-containing protein, whose product MTFELLGRVHKELSITGQAIYETILSISELVNRKVQVIRLHWQASILLQQIDDVTAKVGQQIVAQVSERLLYQNHPDSVVGAIDQMLAATTSRVQELKQSLKEVDAQIRDLKIETVHQDLLSLQRDLALRSGGIERLTIVRGAAAAGQPLSALPLYSSSSAYVVVVFRGPFLLAPTNDLLFRPGDIVVLIGAQAELDQLVSWFTGQRPLTTSLTRSAYESRHTDRDRLQ is encoded by the coding sequence ATGACATTTGAGCTACTCGGCCGTGTGCATAAAGAACTTTCAATTACCGGACAGGCGATCTACGAGACTATTCTCTCGATTTCTGAACTGGTCAACCGAAAGGTTCAGGTTATTCGTCTCCATTGGCAGGCTTCCATTTTGCTGCAGCAAATTGACGATGTCACTGCCAAAGTCGGCCAACAAATCGTTGCGCAGGTTTCTGAGCGACTGCTATACCAGAATCACCCCGATTCAGTTGTCGGTGCAATCGATCAGATGCTTGCTGCTACCACTTCACGCGTTCAAGAGTTGAAGCAATCGTTGAAGGAGGTTGATGCCCAGATACGTGATCTCAAAATCGAGACGGTCCATCAGGACCTGCTCTCCCTCCAACGTGATTTGGCGCTTCGTTCTGGAGGGATTGAACGGTTGACCATCGTTCGAGGCGCTGCCGCGGCCGGACAGCCGCTCAGTGCGCTCCCACTCTATTCCTCTTCCTCCGCTTACGTGGTCGTGGTATTTCGAGGGCCTTTTCTGTTGGCTCCAACCAACGATCTCCTCTTCCGACCCGGTGACATCGTGGTCTTGATCGGTGCTCAAGCCGAACTCGATCAACTCGTCTCATGGTTTACCGGTCAACGCCCCCTGACAACGTCGCTCACAAGATCGGCCTATGAGAGTAGGCACACCGACAGAGATCGGCTACAATAA
- a CDS encoding Do family serine endopeptidase — protein sequence MLEEIQTVITELAEQTKPSVVNLFPITRAGRLRGGPGERTPNASGSGSGLIVDDEGHIVTNNHVIGDATEIEVRFSDKTMLKAHVIGKDPDTDLAVLKVNTDRRLPSARFGDSAGVKVGQWVLAVGNPFGLDQTVTLGVVSGIGRENINLSRYENFIQTDASINPGNSGGPLFNLRGEVIGINTAIINFAQGIGFAIPSNMAKQVIEQLLAKGKVMRGWLGVGIQPLTADLAKQFGVAEGEGVLVNEVFEKDPAALAGIKPGDVIVRIDGVVVDSPNKLSRLIATVTPGAKSKIEIVRDLKRLTMDVPLTERRDTSVVASIPQPEEKLGVRLGLDLQDLTAALSERFKLGEAKGVLIAKVEPNSLAQAEGLREGDLIKEVNRMEVSSVVEFRSAIARFRRGDALLLRVLRENHAFYVVLKPSD from the coding sequence ATGCTAGAGGAGATCCAGACCGTCATTACAGAACTTGCGGAACAGACCAAACCTTCCGTCGTGAACCTGTTTCCCATCACCAGAGCAGGTAGGCTTCGCGGAGGGCCCGGCGAGCGTACGCCGAATGCGTCAGGTTCCGGCTCGGGCCTGATTGTCGACGATGAAGGCCACATTGTGACGAACAACCATGTGATCGGCGATGCGACTGAAATCGAAGTGCGGTTTTCCGATAAGACGATGCTCAAGGCTCATGTGATCGGTAAAGATCCGGATACCGATTTAGCGGTGCTCAAAGTAAACACTGATCGACGGCTGCCCAGTGCTCGCTTCGGTGATTCTGCCGGCGTCAAGGTCGGCCAATGGGTGTTGGCCGTCGGGAATCCGTTCGGGCTGGACCAGACCGTGACGCTCGGTGTGGTCAGCGGCATTGGTCGCGAAAACATCAACCTTTCACGGTATGAAAACTTCATTCAGACCGACGCCTCGATTAACCCTGGAAATTCCGGGGGGCCGCTCTTTAACCTCCGAGGTGAGGTGATCGGTATCAATACGGCGATCATCAATTTTGCCCAAGGTATTGGATTCGCCATTCCCTCGAATATGGCCAAGCAGGTTATCGAGCAGTTACTGGCCAAGGGCAAGGTCATGCGGGGTTGGCTCGGGGTCGGAATTCAGCCGCTGACGGCTGACTTGGCGAAACAATTCGGAGTGGCTGAAGGCGAAGGAGTACTGGTGAACGAAGTGTTCGAGAAAGACCCTGCAGCCCTGGCTGGGATCAAACCGGGCGATGTCATCGTCAGGATCGACGGTGTCGTCGTTGATTCACCGAATAAACTGTCTCGTCTCATCGCGACGGTGACTCCGGGCGCGAAGTCAAAGATAGAAATAGTCCGGGATCTGAAACGCTTGACGATGGACGTGCCCCTCACCGAGCGGCGGGATACCTCTGTTGTTGCATCGATTCCTCAACCAGAGGAGAAGCTAGGAGTCAGACTTGGTCTTGACCTCCAAGACTTGACGGCCGCCCTGTCGGAGCGGTTCAAGCTCGGTGAGGCGAAAGGCGTGCTGATTGCAAAGGTTGAACCCAACAGCCTTGCTCAAGCCGAAGGCCTCCGCGAAGGCGACCTCATCAAAGAAGTCAATCGCATGGAAGTGTCCTCCGTAGTAGAATTTAGGTCAGCGATTGCGCGGTTCAGGCGTGGCGATGCATTGTTGCTCCGTGTACTTCGTGAAAACCACGCATTTTATGTCGTGCTTAAACCCTCCGACTGA
- the fusA gene encoding elongation factor G produces METARLEPVRNVAIVSSAGAGKTSLSEALLYTGGAIPMLGSVTQGTTVSDFEPEELRHRNSTSTSLLQFSWNHTSINLIDPPGALDLLGEPLAALQAVDAVILLLSGTMGVRTELARLWARIKELDLPCLVFVNGLDKEGASFENVLEICRQQLVRAPIPMTVPVNPGVNLHGVIDVRHEKLVRSGPSSAQVEHLPISSDLERVLSGARKQLVEAVAESGETLLETYLTQGDLSQEDLLQGLRRDIHTNQFLPVYAGSSTQNVGVWSLLDAIVTLLPAPSERGLAHPWQGIHPETHEVCERKGSQQEPFSAYVLKTIIDPFIGRLSYCRVLSGTIHADATVLNASKHVREKLGHFYTVLGKRHTAIDSARGGEIVAIGKLKDTHTGDTLCQENAPICYPMLSLPKPILSFAIEAKSKTDIDKVSLGLHKLIEEDPTLEFARNAETKEMVLSGMGQFHIDLALEKLHRKFGADVVLHTPKVPYRETLKTKSQAQGKYKKQTGGHGQYGDCWLEVAPLPRGNGYAFENRVVGGAIPRNFIPAVEKGVIEAMQDGPLSGFPVVDVQVAVYDGSYHVVDSSEMSFKIAGSMAFKKAIETAHPVLLEPVMTIEIDTPTDAVGAVMGDLSARRGRIVAVNAQDHAEQITALVPLAELLRYATALNAMTGGRGSYVMDFAQYDEVPRELAARVIERHKAEGQAATAH; encoded by the coding sequence ATGGAAACAGCCCGTCTGGAGCCCGTCAGAAACGTGGCGATCGTATCCAGTGCCGGCGCGGGAAAGACCTCGCTCAGTGAGGCCCTGCTGTATACCGGTGGAGCGATCCCCATGCTCGGTTCTGTGACACAGGGTACTACCGTTTCTGATTTCGAGCCGGAAGAGCTTCGCCATCGTAATTCGACAAGCACCAGTCTCCTTCAGTTCTCGTGGAATCACACCAGCATCAATTTAATTGACCCTCCGGGCGCCCTTGATCTTCTTGGAGAACCGCTTGCCGCCCTGCAGGCCGTTGATGCGGTCATTCTGCTTCTGAGCGGAACCATGGGGGTGAGGACGGAGCTGGCACGACTGTGGGCGAGAATTAAAGAATTGGATCTTCCTTGTCTCGTGTTCGTGAACGGACTTGATAAGGAAGGCGCCTCGTTCGAGAACGTTCTGGAGATCTGCCGCCAGCAGCTTGTTCGTGCTCCCATCCCTATGACGGTGCCGGTCAACCCTGGCGTGAATTTGCACGGTGTCATTGATGTGCGGCATGAGAAGCTTGTGCGGTCTGGACCGAGTTCCGCCCAAGTCGAACACCTCCCGATTTCAAGTGACCTGGAAAGAGTTCTCAGCGGAGCGCGCAAGCAGCTCGTGGAGGCAGTCGCGGAGAGCGGGGAAACTTTATTGGAGACCTACTTGACTCAGGGCGATTTAAGCCAGGAAGATCTCCTACAAGGGCTCCGCCGCGACATCCACACAAATCAATTTCTTCCCGTGTATGCCGGCTCCTCAACCCAGAATGTAGGAGTCTGGTCTCTGCTGGACGCCATTGTGACCTTATTGCCGGCCCCCTCCGAGCGTGGCCTGGCTCATCCATGGCAAGGGATCCACCCAGAGACTCATGAAGTGTGTGAACGGAAGGGGAGTCAGCAGGAACCGTTTTCAGCCTATGTCCTTAAGACGATCATAGACCCATTCATCGGTCGGTTGTCCTATTGCCGGGTCTTGTCGGGAACAATCCATGCCGATGCGACCGTGCTGAATGCTTCAAAACATGTGCGGGAGAAACTCGGCCATTTCTACACGGTCTTGGGCAAACGTCACACGGCCATCGACTCTGCAAGAGGGGGAGAGATCGTGGCCATCGGAAAACTCAAAGACACGCATACCGGTGACACGTTGTGTCAGGAAAATGCTCCCATCTGTTACCCCATGCTGAGCCTACCAAAGCCGATCCTGTCGTTCGCGATTGAAGCCAAGTCCAAGACGGACATCGATAAGGTAAGTCTTGGCCTTCACAAGCTCATCGAAGAAGACCCTACGCTGGAATTTGCGCGCAATGCCGAAACCAAGGAAATGGTGCTCAGCGGCATGGGGCAGTTCCATATCGATTTGGCGCTCGAGAAGCTCCATCGAAAGTTCGGAGCCGATGTCGTCTTACATACACCGAAGGTCCCATACCGAGAAACGCTCAAGACGAAATCACAGGCACAGGGCAAGTACAAGAAGCAAACCGGCGGGCACGGACAATACGGCGATTGCTGGCTTGAAGTGGCGCCGCTCCCGCGCGGTAACGGGTATGCATTTGAGAATCGCGTGGTCGGAGGAGCGATTCCTCGAAATTTTATTCCCGCCGTTGAAAAAGGGGTCATCGAAGCCATGCAGGATGGACCGTTGAGCGGCTTTCCGGTCGTTGATGTGCAGGTGGCCGTCTATGACGGATCCTATCATGTAGTTGATTCATCTGAGATGTCGTTCAAGATCGCGGGATCGATGGCCTTCAAGAAAGCGATCGAGACGGCGCATCCGGTGTTACTTGAGCCTGTCATGACGATCGAAATCGATACACCGACCGACGCGGTCGGAGCTGTCATGGGCGACTTGAGCGCCCGACGGGGGCGGATCGTGGCTGTGAACGCGCAAGACCATGCGGAACAAATTACAGCGTTGGTTCCGCTTGCTGAGCTGCTTCGATATGCGACGGCCCTCAACGCCATGACCGGGGGACGGGGCAGCTATGTCATGGATTTCGCGCAGTATGATGAAGTGCCACGAGAGTTGGCTGCACGGGTCATCGAGCGACATAAGGCGGAAGGACAAGCCGCCACGGCCCACTGA
- the radC gene encoding DNA repair protein RadC yields MADTGPRKGIAYWPKTERPRERLLAKGSEALSDAHLLAILLRTGRRDSSAVQVAIELLDRVGGLRGLAACGTKELCAIPGVGPAKAAQLKAALALGRRSLAVPMSTGTRISSSADLFKHFHPALRDVKHELFKVVLLDAKNIVIREATVSEGSLTLSIVHPREVFALAVRESAAAVIFLHNHPSGDPTPSPEDRQLTDRLATAGKLLGIRVLDHLIIGDGRYVSFADEGWMTGQSNECERL; encoded by the coding sequence GTGGCAGACACGGGACCGAGAAAAGGGATTGCATACTGGCCAAAAACCGAACGTCCACGTGAGCGTCTTCTTGCCAAGGGATCTGAGGCCTTATCCGACGCCCATCTTCTCGCCATCCTCCTGAGAACCGGCCGCCGCGATTCGTCCGCCGTACAAGTAGCCATCGAACTCCTCGACCGGGTAGGTGGGCTGAGAGGGTTGGCGGCCTGCGGCACTAAAGAACTCTGCGCCATCCCCGGTGTTGGTCCCGCCAAGGCAGCCCAACTCAAGGCTGCATTGGCATTGGGGCGACGGTCGCTGGCCGTTCCAATGTCCACCGGCACTCGTATTTCCTCAAGTGCGGATCTGTTCAAACATTTTCACCCTGCACTCCGCGATGTGAAGCACGAACTTTTCAAAGTTGTGCTGCTGGACGCAAAAAATATCGTGATCAGAGAGGCCACGGTCTCAGAGGGAAGCCTCACGCTCAGCATTGTGCATCCACGTGAAGTCTTTGCGCTCGCGGTGCGTGAATCGGCCGCCGCCGTCATTTTTCTTCACAATCATCCCAGCGGAGATCCGACTCCAAGCCCGGAGGATCGGCAACTGACCGATCGACTCGCAACGGCAGGCAAACTGTTGGGGATCCGCGTATTGGACCATCTGATTATTGGAGATGGTCGGTACGTGAGCTTTGCCGACGAAGGATGGATGACAGGACAAAGCAATGAGTGCGAGCGCCTCTGA
- the rsmD gene encoding 16S rRNA (guanine(966)-N(2))-methyltransferase RsmD has protein sequence MRVIAGTLRGHRLYGPRKLALRPTSDRVREALFSILGNRLTNSRFLDLYAGTGAVGIEAVSRDAEHVTSVESNRNALKLLRQNLDLCHIGGDKLAVLGVTVQQFLNRPDEWSGPYDIVFADPPYEEALELPSLFAKSRSDELFALDSWLVIEHAAKNVLPMWLGCTTFLRLYRYGDTALSLYSHSHAVQA, from the coding sequence ATGCGTGTAATCGCCGGGACCCTCCGAGGTCATCGACTCTACGGGCCTCGAAAATTGGCTCTTCGTCCAACCTCCGACCGAGTTCGAGAAGCCCTGTTCTCCATTCTCGGTAATCGGCTTACGAACAGCCGGTTTTTGGACCTCTATGCGGGGACCGGAGCCGTGGGGATCGAAGCCGTAAGTCGTGATGCTGAGCACGTGACCTCCGTCGAGTCGAACCGAAATGCATTGAAACTGCTACGGCAAAATCTGGATCTCTGTCATATTGGTGGTGATAAACTAGCCGTGCTGGGTGTGACTGTCCAACAATTTCTGAACCGTCCCGATGAGTGGAGCGGTCCTTATGATATTGTCTTTGCCGACCCACCCTATGAGGAGGCATTGGAGCTTCCATCATTATTTGCTAAGTCCAGGTCCGATGAACTGTTTGCCCTGGACTCGTGGCTGGTCATCGAACATGCAGCAAAGAACGTCTTACCCATGTGGCTAGGATGCACCACGTTTTTGCGCCTCTATCGCTACGGTGATACCGCTTTGTCCCTCTACTCGCACTCCCACGCTGTACAGGCATGA
- the coaD gene encoding pantetheine-phosphate adenylyltransferase, with protein sequence MKIGIYPGTFDPITHGHTDIITRSLRVFDKVVVAVAPNPSKHPLFNLAERLDMVKLVMKDVGHVEVTPFDGLLVDYVERSGAHAIIRGLRAISDFEHEFQMALVNRKLAKTVETVFLMPSEEYSYLSSTIIKDVAQHGGSLIDFLHPEVARRLQARIRSLKP encoded by the coding sequence ATGAAAATCGGTATCTATCCAGGCACATTTGATCCCATTACGCATGGCCACACGGACATCATCACACGCAGCCTCCGTGTGTTCGACAAGGTGGTGGTGGCCGTCGCCCCGAATCCCTCCAAACATCCACTCTTCAATTTGGCGGAACGCCTTGATATGGTAAAGCTGGTCATGAAGGATGTAGGACATGTCGAGGTGACACCGTTCGACGGGTTGCTCGTCGATTATGTCGAGCGTTCAGGTGCCCATGCGATCATCCGTGGCTTGCGTGCCATTTCCGACTTTGAACATGAGTTTCAGATGGCGCTCGTCAACCGAAAACTTGCGAAGACGGTGGAGACCGTGTTCTTAATGCCCAGCGAAGAGTACTCGTATTTGTCCTCGACCATCATCAAAGACGTGGCACAGCACGGTGGAAGTTTAATCGACTTTCTTCATCCGGAAGTAGCTCGGCGCCTACAAGCTCGTATCAGGAGTCTCAAACCATGA
- a CDS encoding pyridoxal phosphate-dependent aminotransferase has product MRLAARVGRIAPSPTLAMAATAKAMAAQGLDVIDFSAGEPDFDTPEPVKAAAEAAMREGFTKYTPSSGIDELRGAITDKLQAELGLRYEKSQILVSCGAKHSLYNLAEALLEAGDEIIIPIPYWVSYSDQALLNDATPVLLPTKEEDGYAVHASELERLITPRTKAIIVNSPCNPTGATYDRATLEQIASAAVRHDLLVISDEIYEKVLYDGATHRSIASLGSEIAARTVIINGVSKSYAMTGWRIGYAAGPKDLITAMANIQSQSTSNPCSISQKAAVAALRLGDSFTRNMVEEFSRRRITIVEGLNKIPEVSCRMPSGAFYAFPNIKGVLGKRGPSGVLKTPNDVAHYLLHDSRIAVVPGEPFGSPEHLRLSYATSMTNITRGLERLEQAFAKLG; this is encoded by the coding sequence ATGAGATTGGCAGCACGTGTAGGTCGTATTGCACCTTCCCCGACGCTGGCCATGGCTGCAACCGCCAAGGCCATGGCCGCGCAAGGACTGGACGTCATCGACTTTTCAGCCGGCGAACCGGATTTTGACACGCCGGAACCGGTGAAGGCCGCAGCAGAAGCGGCTATGCGCGAGGGATTTACCAAATACACCCCGTCGTCCGGGATCGATGAGCTGCGGGGAGCGATTACCGACAAGCTCCAGGCTGAACTGGGTCTTCGGTATGAAAAATCTCAAATCCTCGTCTCTTGCGGAGCGAAGCATTCGCTCTACAATTTAGCAGAAGCCTTGCTCGAAGCAGGTGACGAGATCATCATTCCGATCCCCTACTGGGTTTCCTATTCGGATCAGGCACTTCTCAACGATGCAACACCGGTCCTGTTGCCGACCAAGGAGGAGGACGGTTACGCAGTCCATGCATCAGAGTTGGAACGACTCATTACACCGAGAACTAAAGCCATCATCGTGAATAGCCCGTGCAACCCTACCGGCGCAACCTATGATCGGGCGACGCTGGAACAGATCGCCTCAGCCGCGGTCCGGCATGATCTGCTTGTCATTTCAGATGAGATTTATGAAAAAGTGCTTTACGATGGGGCCACGCACCGCAGTATTGCCTCATTGGGATCGGAGATTGCCGCCCGAACGGTCATTATCAACGGGGTATCGAAATCGTATGCCATGACAGGGTGGCGAATCGGATACGCGGCCGGTCCAAAAGATCTGATAACGGCGATGGCCAATATCCAGAGTCAGAGCACCTCGAATCCCTGCTCGATCTCACAGAAGGCCGCAGTCGCCGCCTTGCGCCTTGGGGATTCCTTCACTCGCAACATGGTGGAAGAATTTTCCCGTCGTCGAATCACCATTGTGGAAGGATTGAACAAGATTCCGGAAGTGTCCTGTCGAATGCCGAGCGGGGCTTTCTATGCCTTCCCGAATATCAAGGGTGTGTTGGGGAAGCGCGGTCCCTCGGGTGTACTCAAGACTCCCAATGATGTGGCTCATTATCTCTTGCATGATTCCCGAATCGCGGTCGTTCCGGGTGAACCCTTTGGAAGCCCGGAGCATCTCCGGCTGTCCTATGCGACCAGTATGACGAACATTACCCGAGGCCTTGAGCGACTGGAGCAAGCGTTCGCGAAGTTGGGATAA
- a CDS encoding zinc ribbon domain-containing protein: MPIYEYQCDGCSYRFEVKQSIKDDPLSICERCGKAVRRLISSPGIMFKGSGWYVTDYSDKLKPPSISGNETGTTKTEEKKEPTPSAPTPTTASAPAATPAASAGSSPTTSNTTTSSSSQ; this comes from the coding sequence GTGCCGATTTACGAATATCAGTGTGACGGCTGTTCGTATCGTTTTGAAGTGAAGCAGAGCATCAAAGACGATCCGCTCTCAATATGTGAGCGGTGTGGAAAAGCGGTCAGGCGGCTGATTTCATCGCCTGGAATCATGTTTAAAGGAAGTGGCTGGTACGTCACCGACTACTCCGATAAACTCAAACCGCCGTCAATCTCAGGTAATGAAACCGGTACGACGAAGACGGAAGAGAAGAAGGAGCCGACCCCTTCAGCGCCGACGCCCACAACGGCTTCAGCTCCAGCCGCGACGCCGGCGGCATCTGCCGGCTCGTCACCAACCACATCCAATACGACGACGTCTTCCTCTTCACAATAG
- the purD gene encoding phosphoribosylamine--glycine ligase, producing MKILVVGSGGREHAMVWKLAQSPRKPVLYCAPGNAGIASLAECISIRSDDVAGLKDFALREKIDLTVIGPEAPLALGIVDEFRKARLRVFGPTRNAARLEASKTFSKEVMAQAKIRTAHAKSFEKITDALSYVERQELPVVIKADGLAQGKGVIIATTRDQARQAIIDSMEKAVFGQAGKQVLVEQFLDGEELTIMAFTDGKTVVPMPPAQDHKRVGNGDTGLNTGGMGAYCPAPLGTVEIQDRVRREVLQPMVDAMARLGSPFQGVLYAGLMVVNGTPYVLEFNARMGDPETQVVLPLLKTDFLDVIESVVEHRLDQLSVKWHPDATVCVVIASGGYPGSYQQGMVLSGLPPVTISSDSSVVFHAGTAQKGNEIVTAGGRVLGVLGRGQTLSEAQREAYRVVKTISFEGCHFRTDIAHRALKI from the coding sequence ATGAAAATACTTGTGGTCGGCAGTGGGGGGCGCGAGCATGCGATGGTATGGAAACTTGCGCAGAGTCCCCGCAAGCCGGTCCTTTACTGTGCCCCCGGCAATGCGGGGATTGCGTCACTGGCGGAATGTATCTCAATTCGATCGGACGACGTTGCCGGTCTGAAAGACTTCGCACTTCGAGAGAAGATTGATCTGACAGTGATCGGGCCTGAAGCACCGCTTGCGTTGGGCATCGTTGACGAATTTCGCAAAGCTCGGCTCAGAGTGTTTGGGCCGACCAGGAACGCCGCTCGTTTGGAAGCCAGCAAGACCTTCTCGAAGGAGGTCATGGCACAAGCGAAGATTCGGACGGCTCACGCCAAGAGTTTCGAAAAGATCACGGACGCGCTCTCCTATGTCGAGCGGCAGGAGTTACCGGTCGTGATCAAAGCGGACGGGTTGGCGCAAGGAAAAGGCGTCATCATTGCGACCACTCGTGACCAGGCTCGCCAAGCGATCATCGATTCAATGGAGAAGGCTGTGTTCGGCCAAGCCGGCAAACAGGTACTGGTCGAGCAGTTTCTCGACGGCGAGGAACTGACGATCATGGCGTTTACCGATGGCAAGACCGTGGTGCCGATGCCGCCGGCACAGGATCATAAGCGGGTCGGTAATGGTGACACAGGCCTAAATACCGGCGGGATGGGCGCCTATTGCCCGGCGCCGCTAGGAACAGTCGAAATCCAAGATCGAGTCCGTCGCGAGGTTTTGCAGCCGATGGTGGACGCCATGGCCAGGCTTGGCTCGCCATTCCAAGGTGTGCTGTATGCAGGACTGATGGTGGTGAATGGAACACCTTACGTGCTCGAATTCAACGCTCGTATGGGCGATCCTGAAACACAAGTTGTGCTCCCCTTGCTCAAGACCGATTTTCTCGACGTCATTGAATCGGTAGTTGAACATCGTCTTGACCAACTTTCCGTCAAGTGGCATCCGGACGCGACGGTCTGCGTGGTGATAGCGTCGGGAGGTTACCCCGGTTCCTATCAACAGGGGATGGTACTCTCTGGACTCCCCCCGGTAACCATTTCGTCGGACTCCTCGGTGGTCTTTCATGCGGGAACAGCACAGAAGGGGAATGAGATCGTGACAGCTGGAGGCCGCGTCCTCGGCGTTCTCGGTCGAGGGCAAACGTTATCCGAGGCACAACGCGAGGCCTATCGAGTCGTGAAGACGATCTCCTTTGAGGGATGCCACTTCCGGACGGACATCGCTCACCGGGCTCTCAAGATATAA